A window of Bacillus toyonensis BCT-7112 genomic DNA:
ATTTGTGTGTCTAAAACTTCTTCATATAATGGACATTGCGGCATTGTAAGATGGTCCATTTGCACCTTAATAAGTCTTAAAATCTTCTCTGCATCCGCTTGTAGAAGGGCTAGTGCCTTTTCCTGATGATTTGAAACTGTCTCAGACGCCAAATTGATTCCCTCCGTTTCCGTCCTACTCTCTCATATCTATTAATATTAGCGATAGTTTTAATAAATTGCAATAGAAACATTTTTTGTGACAACAGTGTCTAATACTATTATACTGAAAAGTGGGAGTATAACACAAATGGGGGAACAACAATGAGCGAAATTTTATTTATTAATGGAAAAGTACGTTTTCCAATCACTATTGATCCAACTGTTTGGATTTTTGACGATCGAAAAGTAGATTTGACAACTTACTTTGATGAAACTAGAGAAAACACGTCTGAACTAGAAGCTTACTTAAAGAACACTTCAGAACATTGGGATCGTGAAATCCGTGATGGTGCTGCCTTCCCGCCAATACAACAAAGTGTAAAGAAATATAAAAAAGAACAGCTGATTACTGGGACATTTGGTATACCATTTCATCCATTTCTTGCTAACGCCGAAATTTTAGAGGACGCTATGCAAGTTGAAATTGAAACAGTAGATACTACCATTACACTACCATTAGAAACGGTCAACAAGGCCATTCTTGGTTTTTCAAAAGAAGGAAAACCATTAAAAGAGGACGGACCTGTACATCTATATTTCAATGATGGATCTAATAGACAAAATCCAATCCGTAACATCCGTAAATTCACAATTATTTAACGAGTATACTAAAAAAGGAGTGAGCTGAAGCTCACTCCTTTTTATAATAAATCCGCTGCTAGTTGAGCTAAATTCGAGCGCTCCCCTTTAACAAACTTTACATGACCACTAATACGTTGCTCTTTAAATTTCTCGACAACGTATGTTAAACCGTTATTATATTCATCTAAATATGGATGATCGATTTGCTGAGGATCTCCCATTAATACAATCTTACTTTTCTCTCCTACTCTCGTTAATATCGTCTTCACTTCATGCTTCGTTAAATTTTGTGCCTCATCAATAATAATGAATTGGTCTGGAATACTTCTGCCACGTATATAAGTAAGAGCCTCTACTTCAATCGAACCCATTCCAGCTAAAATAGCATCTAATTCCCCTGGCTTTTTCGTATTAAATAAATACTCTAGATTATCAAAAATCGGCTGCATCCATGGTCTTAACTTTTCTTCTTTTTCTCCTGGTAAATAACCGATATCTTTTCCGACTGGAACAATTGGTCTTGCAACAAGTAATTTTTTATATAACCCTAAATCTTCCGTTTGCATTAATCCCGAAGCTAACGCAAGTAACGTTTTTCCTGTACCAGCTTTCCCCGTTAACGTTACAAGCGGAATATCTTCGCGAAGCAACAATTCTAATCCCATTATTTGCTGCACGTTTCGTGGTCGTATCCCCCACACTTGCTCATTGTGAAAAATAAGTTTCTTCACCTTCTTACCTAAGTGATCTACAATGCCAAGTGCAGAACTAGAACCCCCAAGTGCATCCTTCATTACCACAAACTGATTTGGATAAAAAGGATGATTTGCAATTTCAGATAAAGGTAATTCACCTTTTTCATAAAAATAATCCAATTGTTCTTTTGATATATACCCTTCTAAAAACCCTGAATATATATTATCTACTTCAATTACGCGATCACTTAAATAATCTTCAGCCTTCAATCCAATTGCATCAGCTTTTACCCTTACGAGCACGTCTTTACTTACTAAAATAACAGACTTCCCGTCCTCTTTTTCTTGTTCTTCTAAAGATAGATTTTTTGCTACTGCTAAAATTCGATTATCATTTGTTTTTTCTACAAAAATATCTTGTAGTTGAACAAATGAACGATGATTTAATTCAATACGAAATGTACCGCCGTTTTCTAGCGGAATACTTTCATGCAGCTTTCCTATTTCACGAAATTTATCTATTAACTTAGATACATAACGAGCATTTCGTCCTACTTCGT
This region includes:
- a CDS encoding YlaN family protein, coding for MASETVSNHQEKALALLQADAEKILRLIKVQMDHLTMPQCPLYEEVLDTQMFGLSREVDFAVRLGLIAEEQGKAMLGELERELSALHEAFTNKQQ
- a CDS encoding PhoH family protein — protein: MDKIYVLDTNVLLQDPLSIFSFETNEVVIPAVVLEEVDSKKRYMDEVGRNARYVSKLIDKFREIGKLHESIPLENGGTFRIELNHRSFVQLQDIFVEKTNDNRILAVAKNLSLEEQEKEDGKSVILVSKDVLVRVKADAIGLKAEDYLSDRVIEVDNIYSGFLEGYISKEQLDYFYEKGELPLSEIANHPFYPNQFVVMKDALGGSSSALGIVDHLGKKVKKLIFHNEQVWGIRPRNVQQIMGLELLLREDIPLVTLTGKAGTGKTLLALASGLMQTEDLGLYKKLLVARPIVPVGKDIGYLPGEKEEKLRPWMQPIFDNLEYLFNTKKPGELDAILAGMGSIEVEALTYIRGRSIPDQFIIIDEAQNLTKHEVKTILTRVGEKSKIVLMGDPQQIDHPYLDEYNNGLTYVVEKFKEQRISGHVKFVKGERSNLAQLAADLL